AagcaaaaaatgatataaacttacacacatatttatataacataataaaCATGATCAGCAGCTCATATGGGAGGAAATATTTGCCATTACAGGCTGGAGCTATGGTCACGAGCAAAATATAGTAGGTGAAGTGATGTCTCATTACTGCAGAAGGAAAATATTTGCTATGATTACTACATGCCAATATTAGCCCTGATTTTAGTTTCCAATGAGGAAACAACAAATAAGAAGTGTTATGCATCTTTCTGCTTCCAcctattcattaattttttaataggaaGGAGCTCACCATATTATATTTGTGAGACCCAGTCCAAGTTGATCTGAAACAGAAATTCTCTGATTTGAATGGAAGTGTTGCTTTTGTTGTTTGCTTGTCCACTTGAACGACAGGTTTCTTCCTAGGCCTTAAATAACTCCCTAAAAcatacaagaaaaagaaaagtgatcCAACTTGGATGAAAAAACttatagaaaattgaattttaactGTGAGAAGGTGAAGTTCGAGATTTTTCATACCCTGCACAGAGGTGATTGGTTTTCTTTCAGTGCCAGCTTTGAAAACCAGAGGGTTTGAGTCTTCGATTTTATCTCTTGCTTGATTTTGATTTCCATTCCCAGAGCAGGAATTGGGATTATCATTGTTCATCTTGGCAGGTCCTATATCTTTCTCGCAGTTGGTTTTATCATAGATTTTAACAGTGAACATTGATTTTCCATAGTACTTGAAAACCATAAAGTCGCCAACTTCTAAAGAATGATCTTTCACGAAGTCAAGCCAGCCACTCCCGAAACACGTGCCACTCACATTCTTCTCCATTTTTACACACCAAAATTTCCCTGTTGGACTTCGAAGAACGCAATTTCCAACTGAATTCCCCTTAAAATACTTAAGGAATGCAGGTGGTATAGGCTACATAATCAAAAATTACCTCAGCACAACAGCCTTTCAAGGagagataaaaatatcatataatttcaaaatgaatTCAACAAACAAATATAACATTTGAAAGTGAGATCAACCGCCAagacaaacaaaaaattgtGGAAGGGAAATTACCCTCCCTAGTACTAATTTTAGgccaatttcataattattacaCTCCACTCAACCTCACCCAAATTATTATCCTTTTACACACATAGGTCAAatacttataataattattcctaaaaaaataatcataaaaacgCATGGTCTAGTAGCAGAGGCAGACTCACATGAGAGTTTTCAACCaacaaataatgtataaaataGAGAACAGTAACATAAAAAGAATGCGACAAGCCAACAATCTCAGAACACAAGGAAGATTCCTAAATATGAAACAACCATGAAGCAGTTTTACCTTTCTTCCACCACAACCCTAATGCGTaatgaaatgattttaaaaagtcGGTATAAGTTACCAATTGCTTGGAGAAGTCCCCAATTAGAACATTGAAAAATGATGGTTTTTGCTTCATGTTTACAGCCACAGGCATCTTCTAATTAACTCCATTCTGTTAATGCTTCAGTATCATGAACAGTTTGGGTTCCAGTTGGATCATCATCTAGGACATCGAGGAACTCTGAACTGTGATAAATGAGTCCCTTTATGTCATCACTGGGATCTATTGGCCACTCAGGTGGCAGATATTGCAAGAAAACTCCTTTCTTAACCATGAGCCCTTCAATTTTAACACCAGTAACTGCCTCATAGACCTTAACCACCCCATCATCATCTTGACAACCCCAGCCAGCAGCAGAGCCTGCCAATAACAGTTGACAATGCGCAATAGCTGAAATATGTAGCACAACTTCTTGATAAGAGCTTTCATGAGTAACAATACCCAGATCCGTCACAAAGATATCAAGTGCAAAGTGAGGCTTGTATTTATTGTCCAACATATGTGGACCACAATTCTCAAACATCCAAGACTCCCCATTGTTGGAGATGATATTAAGCAAATATCTGGTATTAAGACCCAATCAAGCACCAAAGGTAATCGCCTCAGCTAACAATGCTATATG
This is a stretch of genomic DNA from Mangifera indica cultivar Alphonso chromosome 11, CATAS_Mindica_2.1, whole genome shotgun sequence. It encodes these proteins:
- the LOC123229339 gene encoding B3 domain-containing protein Os01g0723500-like isoform X2, with product MPVAVNMKQKPSFFNVLIGDFSKQLPIPPAFLKYFKGNSVGNCVLRSPTGKFWCVKMEKNVSGTCFGSGWLDFVKDHSLEVGDFMVFKYYGKSMFTVKIYDKTNCEKDIGPAKMNNDNPNSCSGNGNQNQARDKIEDSNPLVFKAGTERKPITSVQGSYLRPRKKPVVQVDKQTTKATLPFKSENFCFRSTWTGSHKYNMTIPSEAVREKNLMTKKMVMLLDPNGRSWPVKLYPARDGRLYLSKGWFDFCRGNKIATGDTLVFEITQETAMQVHVFRAKEKAVPFQSRVFYPVKVKKIEPE
- the LOC123229339 gene encoding B3 domain-containing protein Os01g0723500-like isoform X1, with product MPVAVNMKRKPSFFKVLIGDFSKQLPIPPAFLKYFKGNSVGNCVLRSPTGKFWCVKMEKNVSGTCFGSGWLDFVKDHSLEVGDFMVFKYYGKSMFTVKIYDKTNCEKDIGPAKMNNDNPNSCSGNGNQNQARDKIEDSNPLVFKAGTERKPITSVQGSYLRPRKKPVVQVDKQTTKATLPFKSENFCFRSTWTGSHKYNMTIPSEAVREKNLMTKKMVMLLDPNGRSWPVKLYPARDGRLYLSKGWFDFCRGNKIATGDTLVFEITQETAMQVHVFRAKEKAVPFQSRVFYPVKVKKIEPE